A region of Streptomyces sp. WMMC500 DNA encodes the following proteins:
- the miaB gene encoding tRNA (N6-isopentenyl adenosine(37)-C2)-methylthiotransferase MiaB — MPEEVAQPRTYEVRTFGCQMNVHDSERMSGLLEEAGYVRAEPGSGTTDTTADVVVFNTCAVRENADNRLYGNLGQLAPKKAAKPGMQIAVGGCLAQKDRDTIVSRAPYVDVVFGTHNVGKLPVLLERARVAREAQVEIAESLEAFPSTLPTRRESPYAAWVSVSVGCNNTCTFCIVPALRGKEKDRRSGDILAEVEALVAEGVSEITLLGQNVNAYGSDIGDRQAFGKLLRACGRVEGLERVRFTSPHPRDFTDDVIEAMAETPNVMPQLHMPLQSGSDTVLRAMRRSYRQERYLGIIEKVRAAIPDAAITTDIIVGFPGETEADFEQTLHVVREARFAQAFTFQYSKRPGTPAAEMAGQVPKAVVQERYERLVALQEDVSWAENKKQVGRVLEVMVAEGEGRKDGATRRLSGRAPDNRLVHFARPEEPVRPGDMATVEITYAAPHHLLAEAPPRTVRRTRSGDAWAARQAAPDAGGTGGKGVLLGLPKVGVPDPLPAAEGCAAH, encoded by the coding sequence ATGCCCGAGGAAGTCGCACAGCCGCGCACGTACGAGGTCAGGACGTTCGGTTGCCAGATGAACGTCCACGACAGCGAACGGATGTCGGGGCTGCTTGAGGAGGCGGGCTACGTCCGCGCGGAGCCGGGCTCCGGCACCACCGACACCACCGCCGACGTCGTCGTGTTCAACACCTGCGCGGTGCGCGAGAACGCCGACAACCGGCTGTACGGCAACCTCGGCCAGCTCGCGCCGAAGAAGGCCGCGAAGCCGGGCATGCAGATCGCGGTCGGCGGCTGTCTGGCACAGAAGGACCGCGACACGATCGTCAGTCGCGCCCCGTACGTCGACGTCGTCTTCGGCACGCACAACGTCGGCAAGCTGCCGGTGCTGCTGGAGCGGGCGCGGGTGGCGCGCGAGGCACAGGTCGAGATCGCCGAGTCGCTGGAGGCGTTCCCCTCGACGCTGCCGACCCGGCGCGAGAGCCCGTACGCCGCGTGGGTCTCGGTCTCCGTGGGGTGCAACAACACATGTACGTTCTGCATCGTCCCGGCGCTGCGCGGCAAGGAGAAGGACCGCCGCAGCGGCGACATCCTCGCCGAGGTCGAGGCGCTGGTCGCGGAGGGCGTCAGCGAGATCACGCTGCTGGGACAGAACGTCAACGCGTACGGGTCCGACATCGGCGACCGGCAGGCGTTCGGCAAACTGCTGCGGGCCTGCGGCCGCGTCGAGGGTCTTGAGCGGGTGCGCTTCACCTCGCCGCACCCGAGGGACTTCACCGACGACGTGATCGAGGCGATGGCCGAGACGCCGAACGTGATGCCTCAGTTGCACATGCCGCTGCAGTCCGGCTCGGACACGGTGCTGCGCGCGATGCGGCGCTCGTACCGGCAGGAGCGGTACCTGGGCATCATCGAGAAGGTGCGGGCCGCGATCCCGGACGCGGCGATCACCACCGACATCATCGTCGGCTTCCCCGGCGAGACCGAGGCGGACTTCGAGCAGACGCTGCACGTGGTGCGCGAGGCGCGCTTCGCGCAGGCGTTCACGTTCCAGTACTCGAAGCGGCCGGGGACGCCGGCGGCGGAGATGGCCGGGCAGGTGCCGAAGGCGGTCGTTCAGGAGCGGTACGAGCGGCTGGTGGCCCTCCAGGAGGACGTCTCCTGGGCGGAGAACAAGAAGCAGGTGGGCCGGGTGCTGGAGGTCATGGTCGCGGAGGGCGAGGGCCGCAAGGACGGTGCCACGCGCCGGTTGTCCGGCCGGGCGCCGGACAACCGGCTGGTGCACTTCGCGCGGCCGGAGGAGCCGGTGCGGCCGGGCGACATGGCGACGGTCGAGATCACGTACGCGGCGCCGCACCACCTGCTCGCCGAGGCCCCGCCGCGGACGGTGCGGCGCACCCGCTCCGGCGACGCCTGGGCGGCGCGGCAGGCCGCGCCGGACGCGGGCGGCACCGGCGGCAAGGGCGTGCTGCTGGGGCTGCCGAAGGTGGGCGTCCCGGACCCGCTGCCGGCGGCGGAGGGCTGCGCGGCGCACTGA
- a CDS encoding class III extradiol dioxygenase subunit B-like domain-containing protein gives MLVAAACCPCPPLLVPEVASGAAGELEALRAACMDAVGVLAAARPDVLVVVGPADQAGRGPYPQGAGGSFRGFGVDLAVRLGQADDTEPEPAERELPPSLAVGAWLLERAEWNGTPVRGLGVGEPLAPERCAETGREIAAGARRVALLVLGDGSARRSQKAPGYYDERAAGFDAEAARALGDADTAALAALDAEPAAALQATGRACWQVAAGAAENAELSGALLYNEAPYGVGYFVATWS, from the coding sequence ATGCTCGTCGCCGCCGCCTGCTGCCCGTGTCCGCCCCTGCTGGTGCCCGAGGTGGCCTCCGGCGCCGCAGGCGAGCTGGAGGCGCTCAGAGCGGCGTGTATGGACGCCGTGGGGGTGCTGGCGGCGGCGCGGCCGGACGTGCTGGTCGTCGTCGGGCCCGCGGACCAGGCCGGGCGGGGGCCGTATCCGCAGGGGGCCGGCGGCTCGTTCCGCGGCTTCGGCGTGGATCTGGCGGTACGGCTCGGGCAGGCCGACGATACGGAGCCGGAGCCCGCCGAACGGGAGCTGCCCCCGTCACTGGCGGTGGGCGCATGGCTGCTGGAGCGGGCGGAGTGGAACGGCACGCCCGTGCGGGGGCTGGGCGTCGGCGAGCCGCTGGCGCCCGAGCGCTGCGCCGAGACGGGCAGGGAGATCGCCGCGGGGGCGCGGCGGGTGGCGCTGCTGGTCCTGGGCGACGGCAGTGCGCGCCGCTCGCAGAAGGCTCCCGGCTACTACGACGAGCGGGCCGCCGGCTTCGACGCGGAGGCGGCCCGCGCCCTCGGGGACGCGGACACGGCGGCCCTGGCGGCGCTGGACGCGGAGCCGGCCGCCGCCCTGCAGGCCACGGGCCGCGCCTGCTGGCAGGTCGCCGCGGGCGCCGCGGAGAACGCCGAACTGAGCGGAGCGCTGCTGTACAACGAGGCGCCGTACGGCGTGGGTTACTTCGTCGCCACCTGGTCCTGA